In Oncorhynchus keta strain PuntledgeMale-10-30-2019 chromosome 19, Oket_V2, whole genome shotgun sequence, a single genomic region encodes these proteins:
- the LOC118398209 gene encoding gamma-enolase isoform X3: MSIVSIIAREILDSRGNPTVEVDLCTEKGLFRAAVPSGASTGIYEALELRDGDKSRYKGKGVLKAVGHINDTLAPALIATGISVVEQEQLDNTMIEMDGTENKSQFGANAILGVSLAICKAGAAEKEVPLYRHIADLAGNTELVLPVPAFNVINGGSHAGNKLAMQEFMVLPVGAESFRDALRVGSELYHTLRGVIQEKYGQDATNVGDEGGFAPNILENSEALELIKTAIEKAGFTDKVVIGMDVAASEFYREGKYDLDFKSPPDANRHISGEELSDIYQSFVNDYPVVSIEDPFDQDDWAAWSRLTASVGIQVVGDDLTVTNPKRIEKAAEERACNCLLLKVNQIGSVTEAIQACKLAQANGWGVMVSHRSGETEDTFIADLVVGLCTGQIKTGAPCRSERLAKYNQLMRIEEELGDQARFAGYNFRNPTAL; this comes from the exons ATGTCAATTGTGAGCATCATTGCGAGGGAGATCCTGGACTCCAGAGGAAACCCCACTGTGGAGGTGGACCTGTGCACAGAGAAAG gtctttTCAGGGCTGCAGTGCCCAGTGGAGCGTCCACAGGTATCTATGAGGCTCTAGAGCTGAGGGATGGAGACAAGAGCCGCTACAAGGGCAAAG GTGTGCTCAAGGCAGTGGGCCACATCAATGACACTCTGGCTCCTGCCCTCATAGCAACG GGTATCAGTGTTGTGGAGCAGGAACAACTGGACAACACGATGATTGAAATGGACGGCACAGAGAACAAGT CTCAGTTTGGTGCTAATGCTATCCTGGGAGTCTCCCTGGCCATTTGCAAGGCTGGTGCAGCGGAGAAAGAGGTCCCCCTGTACCGTCACATCGCTGACCTGGCGGGAAACACCGAGCTGGTGCTGCCAGTTCCA GCGTTCAACGTGATCAACGGCGGCTCCCACGCGGGCAACAAGCTAGCCATGCAGGAGTTCATGGTACTTCCTGTCGGGGCGGAGTCTTTCAGGGATGCACTACGAGTGGGCTCGGAGCTGTACCACACGCTCAGGGGGGTGATCCAGGAGAAGTATGGCCAGGATGCTACCAACGTGGGGGACGAAGGGGGGTTCGCCCCCAATATCCTGGAGAACAGTGAGG CATTGGAGCTGATAAAGACAGCCATCGAGAAAGCGGGCTTCACGGATAAGGTGGTGATTGGGATGGATGTGGCGGCATCCGAGTTTTACCGCGAGGGGAAGTACGACCTGGACTTCAAGTCTCCTCCGGACGCTAACAGACACATCAGCGGAGAGGAGCTGTCAGACATCTACCAAAGCTTCGTTAACGACTACCCAG TGGTGTCCATCGAGGACCCATTTGACCAGGACGACTGGGCCGCCTGGTCCCGCCTAACCGCTTCCGTGGGCATCCAGGTTGTCGGGGACGACCTGACGGTGACCAATCCCAAGAGGATAGAGAAGGCTGCCGAGGAGCGGGCCTGCAACTGCCTGCTGCTCAAAGTCAACCAGATTGGCTCTGTCACTGAAGCCATCCAGGC atgTAAGTTAGCCCAAGCCAATGGCTGGGGAGTGATGGTCAGTCACCGTtcgggagagacagaggacactttCATCGCTGACCTGGTGGTGGGGCTCTGCACTGGACAG attaaGACAGGAGCCCCGTGTAGATCTGAGAGGCTGGCCAAGTACAACCAGCTCATGAG GATCGAGGAGGAGTTGGGGGATCAAGCTCGCTTTGCGGGCTATAACTTCAGAAACCCCACTGCCCTGTGA
- the LOC118398209 gene encoding gamma-enolase isoform X2 — protein sequence MKTTYIVLGKWMSIVSIIAREILDSRGNPTVEVDLCTEKGLFRAAVPSGASTGIYEALELRDGDKSRYKGKGVLKAVGHINDTLAPALIATGISVVEQEQLDNTMIEMDGTENKSQFGANAILGVSLAICKAGAAEKEVPLYRHIADLAGNTELVLPVPAFNVINGGSHAGNKLAMQEFMVLPVGAESFRDALRVGSELYHTLRGVIQEKYGQDATNVGDEGGFAPNILENSEALELIKTAIEKAGFTDKVVIGMDVAASEFYREGKYDLDFKSPPDANRHISGEELSDIYQSFVNDYPVVSIEDPFDQDDWAAWSRLTASVGIQVVGDDLTVTNPKRIEKAAEERACNCLLLKVNQIGSVTEAIQACKLAQANGWGVMVSHRSGETEDTFIADLVVGLCTGQIKTGAPCRSERLAKYNQLMRIEEELGDQARFAGYNFRNPTAL from the exons ATGAAGACTACCTACATTGTCCTTGGCAAGTG GATGTCAATTGTGAGCATCATTGCGAGGGAGATCCTGGACTCCAGAGGAAACCCCACTGTGGAGGTGGACCTGTGCACAGAGAAAG gtctttTCAGGGCTGCAGTGCCCAGTGGAGCGTCCACAGGTATCTATGAGGCTCTAGAGCTGAGGGATGGAGACAAGAGCCGCTACAAGGGCAAAG GTGTGCTCAAGGCAGTGGGCCACATCAATGACACTCTGGCTCCTGCCCTCATAGCAACG GGTATCAGTGTTGTGGAGCAGGAACAACTGGACAACACGATGATTGAAATGGACGGCACAGAGAACAAGT CTCAGTTTGGTGCTAATGCTATCCTGGGAGTCTCCCTGGCCATTTGCAAGGCTGGTGCAGCGGAGAAAGAGGTCCCCCTGTACCGTCACATCGCTGACCTGGCGGGAAACACCGAGCTGGTGCTGCCAGTTCCA GCGTTCAACGTGATCAACGGCGGCTCCCACGCGGGCAACAAGCTAGCCATGCAGGAGTTCATGGTACTTCCTGTCGGGGCGGAGTCTTTCAGGGATGCACTACGAGTGGGCTCGGAGCTGTACCACACGCTCAGGGGGGTGATCCAGGAGAAGTATGGCCAGGATGCTACCAACGTGGGGGACGAAGGGGGGTTCGCCCCCAATATCCTGGAGAACAGTGAGG CATTGGAGCTGATAAAGACAGCCATCGAGAAAGCGGGCTTCACGGATAAGGTGGTGATTGGGATGGATGTGGCGGCATCCGAGTTTTACCGCGAGGGGAAGTACGACCTGGACTTCAAGTCTCCTCCGGACGCTAACAGACACATCAGCGGAGAGGAGCTGTCAGACATCTACCAAAGCTTCGTTAACGACTACCCAG TGGTGTCCATCGAGGACCCATTTGACCAGGACGACTGGGCCGCCTGGTCCCGCCTAACCGCTTCCGTGGGCATCCAGGTTGTCGGGGACGACCTGACGGTGACCAATCCCAAGAGGATAGAGAAGGCTGCCGAGGAGCGGGCCTGCAACTGCCTGCTGCTCAAAGTCAACCAGATTGGCTCTGTCACTGAAGCCATCCAGGC atgTAAGTTAGCCCAAGCCAATGGCTGGGGAGTGATGGTCAGTCACCGTtcgggagagacagaggacactttCATCGCTGACCTGGTGGTGGGGCTCTGCACTGGACAG attaaGACAGGAGCCCCGTGTAGATCTGAGAGGCTGGCCAAGTACAACCAGCTCATGAG GATCGAGGAGGAGTTGGGGGATCAAGCTCGCTTTGCGGGCTATAACTTCAGAAACCCCACTGCCCTGTGA
- the LOC118398209 gene encoding gamma-enolase isoform X1 codes for MPLTTILVNQGCLTTEDSAASHQSKQWLVAGRSKMSIVSIIAREILDSRGNPTVEVDLCTEKGLFRAAVPSGASTGIYEALELRDGDKSRYKGKGVLKAVGHINDTLAPALIATGISVVEQEQLDNTMIEMDGTENKSQFGANAILGVSLAICKAGAAEKEVPLYRHIADLAGNTELVLPVPAFNVINGGSHAGNKLAMQEFMVLPVGAESFRDALRVGSELYHTLRGVIQEKYGQDATNVGDEGGFAPNILENSEALELIKTAIEKAGFTDKVVIGMDVAASEFYREGKYDLDFKSPPDANRHISGEELSDIYQSFVNDYPVVSIEDPFDQDDWAAWSRLTASVGIQVVGDDLTVTNPKRIEKAAEERACNCLLLKVNQIGSVTEAIQACKLAQANGWGVMVSHRSGETEDTFIADLVVGLCTGQIKTGAPCRSERLAKYNQLMRIEEELGDQARFAGYNFRNPTAL; via the exons ATGCCACTGACAACTATTTTGGTGAATCAAGGATGCCTGACTACGGAAGATTCCGCAGCAAGCCATCAGTCTAAACAATGGCTCGTTGCCGGACGAAGCAA GATGTCAATTGTGAGCATCATTGCGAGGGAGATCCTGGACTCCAGAGGAAACCCCACTGTGGAGGTGGACCTGTGCACAGAGAAAG gtctttTCAGGGCTGCAGTGCCCAGTGGAGCGTCCACAGGTATCTATGAGGCTCTAGAGCTGAGGGATGGAGACAAGAGCCGCTACAAGGGCAAAG GTGTGCTCAAGGCAGTGGGCCACATCAATGACACTCTGGCTCCTGCCCTCATAGCAACG GGTATCAGTGTTGTGGAGCAGGAACAACTGGACAACACGATGATTGAAATGGACGGCACAGAGAACAAGT CTCAGTTTGGTGCTAATGCTATCCTGGGAGTCTCCCTGGCCATTTGCAAGGCTGGTGCAGCGGAGAAAGAGGTCCCCCTGTACCGTCACATCGCTGACCTGGCGGGAAACACCGAGCTGGTGCTGCCAGTTCCA GCGTTCAACGTGATCAACGGCGGCTCCCACGCGGGCAACAAGCTAGCCATGCAGGAGTTCATGGTACTTCCTGTCGGGGCGGAGTCTTTCAGGGATGCACTACGAGTGGGCTCGGAGCTGTACCACACGCTCAGGGGGGTGATCCAGGAGAAGTATGGCCAGGATGCTACCAACGTGGGGGACGAAGGGGGGTTCGCCCCCAATATCCTGGAGAACAGTGAGG CATTGGAGCTGATAAAGACAGCCATCGAGAAAGCGGGCTTCACGGATAAGGTGGTGATTGGGATGGATGTGGCGGCATCCGAGTTTTACCGCGAGGGGAAGTACGACCTGGACTTCAAGTCTCCTCCGGACGCTAACAGACACATCAGCGGAGAGGAGCTGTCAGACATCTACCAAAGCTTCGTTAACGACTACCCAG TGGTGTCCATCGAGGACCCATTTGACCAGGACGACTGGGCCGCCTGGTCCCGCCTAACCGCTTCCGTGGGCATCCAGGTTGTCGGGGACGACCTGACGGTGACCAATCCCAAGAGGATAGAGAAGGCTGCCGAGGAGCGGGCCTGCAACTGCCTGCTGCTCAAAGTCAACCAGATTGGCTCTGTCACTGAAGCCATCCAGGC atgTAAGTTAGCCCAAGCCAATGGCTGGGGAGTGATGGTCAGTCACCGTtcgggagagacagaggacactttCATCGCTGACCTGGTGGTGGGGCTCTGCACTGGACAG attaaGACAGGAGCCCCGTGTAGATCTGAGAGGCTGGCCAAGTACAACCAGCTCATGAG GATCGAGGAGGAGTTGGGGGATCAAGCTCGCTTTGCGGGCTATAACTTCAGAAACCCCACTGCCCTGTGA